AGGTGTTCAGACAATCTTGAAATGCTCCGGTGTCAATAGCACTGCTTTTTCGCTGGCTAACGCTTCGATAATCCACTCCGGCTTCGATTCCGGATGCTTCGCAGCAATCCATTCGACCCAATCGCGGGTAGGCTCAATCATGCGCTCTTCCTCCGCTTCTCGGGGTGACGAATCGAATCTTGCAATTGCATAATCCCATCAATCAATGCTTCGGGACGCGGGGGACAACCGGGGACATACACATCGACGGGTACGATTAAATCGACTCCTTTGACGACATGGTAGCCACCCTGCCAGTATGGTCCGCCACTGTTTGCACAGGAACCCATCGAAATCACCCACTTCGGATCGGGCATCTGTTCGTACAACCGCTCAAGCCGCGACGCCATTTTGAACGTGACCGTTCCGGCGACAATCATACAATCGGATTGTCGGGGACTGGGACGCATAAATACGCCAAAACGGTCCAGATCGAATCGGCTCGCCGCAGC
This is a stretch of genomic DNA from bacterium. It encodes these proteins:
- a CDS encoding NADH-quinone oxidoreductase subunit B translates to MSIPKEGVYERDILITSVDKLFRWARSYSIWPQTFGIACCAIEMMAAAASRFDLDRFGVFMRPSPRQSDCMIVAGTVTFKMASRLERLYEQMPDPKWVISMGSCANSGGPYWQGGYHVVKGVDLIVPVDVYVPGCPPRPEALIDGIMQLQDSIRHPEKRRKSA